AATGGTCAGAATTAGCTGGGCAAAGTTTGGCAAGCTCCTGCTTCCTAGGAAAGGGACATGCGCATCCCATAATCACCCCCTCAAAGTTTCCCCGGTTATTTTATGAGCTCCCAGGAGCGAACCCTTAAGTCTGCACAGCCTCTGTATGCCCCACACCCCCTGCTCTAGCTCCCTTTGGTGCTGGTTACTACTGACAACGCCGCTGCTTGTGCAGTCAGGGGCCGGCACCTGTGCACCTTTATCAGGGTTGGATGACGCAGTCTCTGGTCAGACGTCACTGCCGTGGGTGCCGTGTTAGGGTCCTCGGGGTCTAGGGAGGCACTGCAAAGATGACTTTGCTCCCTGCCCTAGAAtgcctctttccttctcccttcctttcttagATTACACTTTGCAGACGGTGTAATAGGGCTGTTGTACTTAATGCTTTAGATAACTTACAGTAAAATAGTTATTTCAGGTGTTCCTTACAGTCGTGTCTAACTCCCCAGATGGCTACCTGGGGATTGGAAGCTGACAAATGAGAGCTAAGCTGCAGTTTGCCCTCTCCATCTAAGCTTTGTTACTGGGACCAAGTTTACTTCTCTCACCAGCTGTTACTACAGGATAAGTATTTTTCCTCAGGAGATGCCCCAGCTGCTCACAGAAACACATTCCTAGTCAGCCCACCTTGCAGCCTGGCAGACATGCTCAGATATAGGTGAATCCCTGAAGTGGACACAGACCTGAGACTCGGGCTAGATCATCTTTCCATTactactccctcccttcctcccctccaccctttttttatctctctccttcaacactaactgtgtgccaggcactgctctaggcACTTCAGATGGAGCAGTGATGAAGTATACAATGTCCTACCCTCCTGGCCACTCTAGACAGTGGCAAGTACTATGAACAGGAACTAGAATAGAGTGTTTGAGAGGCAGTAACTAGGGGATACTTTACATGGTGTTATTCAAAGGCCTTTCTGATGTGATAAACATCTGGCtgagaactgaatgacaagaaagAGCCAACTATACAAAAACCTGTCATCTCAGCATTCCGTGAAGAGAATAGCAgtacttttagttttatttatattatatgtttattCTGCCTCTAGAGCTTCCATTGCCCCAGAAACATGTCAGGAGTGGGATTTCACAATGAACCCACCCCTGCTGGCTTCTTACACTCACCCAGAGATGATGTTGGAGCCCAAATGGACCAAGATCATAGGAGTGGCCCTGTCTCATGGAACCTCAGCTGTAGGGATCCTCTGCTGATCCGTCGTGAGCACAACCACATTTCCAAACTGCTGTGCACTGTGACAGGGCCTCCAGGCGTATGGTTTTCCGGGTTCCTAATCTACTCCACAGGGAGAAGAGCCTTAGGGAAATCCCAGCCCAGGTGCGAATCCCAGGGAGGCAAAGGCAGTGGGAAGCCCACACGCCCCGTTCTTAGGGAATTCCAGAGTCCACATAATTAAGCGTTAGAGCTGAAGAGTTGGGATTTCTCCAGTCACCACGGGGCATTTCTGCTAGAGCAGGAGCAAGAGGCCTGTAGTCCCTGAGATGGTCAAGGGACTCAAGGAGCTCTAGTGGCCCCGTGAGGGCATGATGGTCAGGGTCTCCCTTTCAACTCCTTGGAGGGGACACAGAGCACCACAAGCTGGCTCCTCTCAGGCAGCCTCACCGCCTTCTcctggcccccctccccccaccatgaGACTCTGCCATGTAGCATCCCTGTCCTTCCACACAGGCACCCCAACAGACAGAGGCCTGCTCACCATCTCCTCAACAGGCCTCTGGAGACCACTTGTCGTTTGGAGTCTTCCCGGTTTTATTCCTCCATTTTGtctttgcttctcttcttttcctctccttctcttcacTATATCACATGCAACCAATTCTTCAAGGCCTATGTGAAGACTCACCTCCTCTGGGTTGTCCCCCCTAATTGCTATTGCTATCATTAATTTCTTCCTGCTGAATGCCCACAAGCACCTAGAATCTTACTCATAGACTCCTTGTGGTTCCTTTCCCTCCtcactttctcctcctcttccacctctcctctcccctttctcccttctcttcctccctccctttcttctaaaTAAGAATAAACTTATTCTTCTCaggtcttctttttatttttttaattgaattttattgaggtgacactggttaacataattatacttgtttcaggtgcccgattctacaacacatctctctgTACATGGTATTGtatgttcacctccccaagtcaagccttcgtcaccatttaccccccacaccctcctccgcctccctcattaactcattttggaaaaaaaaattattactaaatTTTGAACATAtaacaataacattttaaatgtatgtgaggagtataaaatattaacaataatatgAAGACATGTACAATTtagtggtttttaatatattcaccaCTTTATAGAATCATCACCACTAATTccaaaacatttccatcactctCAAAAGACATCCTTTACCTTCCAATTTTACCCTTTCCCTAACCTCTAGTAACCACTAATCAACTTTATGTCTCTGTGCATTTAccttttctgtacattttttataaatagagATATGGTGTGTGtgaccttctgtgtctggcttgttTTCCTTAGTATAATGCTTTTGAGTTTTGTCCATGTTGTAAATGCATCAATACTTTTaacaagtaatatttcattgtatggatattcCAGTATTTGAGTCTTTTACTAAATAAATTctagcattttaaatatttgcagatctgctccccctcctcctttttttggtCTGCTGTGTTTTTGTGCTGCTGACTTTCTCAGCCATCTGAAGCATTTCTAACCCCAAatcactttaaatttaattttctgcttcACATTTTTTAGATTGTCAACACAGAGCAATTAGGTGCCTAGCTACCCAGGAGGCAACTGTTCAAATTATGAATTCTTGGGGAAATTTCTTGATCCCTCATTCCACCTCTGCTGTTAGGACAAATGTAACCCTTTTATGTAGCTCTTTTGAGGTTCCAGGTATACACAAAGGGCTCCTCTTCCACTGTGCATGTTGGAAAGGACCTGGACTTCCCCTtgtgctgcctccctccctgtgcaGCCTGCAGAACAGCAGCCCAGGTCATCAGGGCACACGCAGGGGTACTTAGGGAAATGCTGATTTCGGTGCTGATTCCCTCCCAAGGTTTCTGTTTCACTCAGCTTttggtttttctgatttctatTCATTCTTGCCAAATTagcaatgcattttaaaaaatattaaacattttctttaatttagcatttttgattgttttagaaaaagagtGATTTTAGGACATTTAACTCAGCATGTTGTTAAAAATGGAGTTCTAtcaaaatctttctctctctctcttttttttttttttttttttttttttttggtgagaggagggaagacagtgaggcagactcctgtatgcacttttactgggatccacctggcaaccccatctggggccaatactcaagtataaagctatttttagcacctgaggctaatgcgctccaacagagctatcctcagtgccaggagccatgctggaaccaactaagccactggctgcagggggaaagaggaagaaaaaggggagagggagggaaggagaaacagatggttgcttctcttgtgtgccctgaccaggaatcaaacctgggacctccatatgctgggccaacattctatccactgagccatcagccagggccaatgaaatattttttatttgctgatcTGAAACAATGTTTCCTTCTAGAGGaatagtttctaattttttgaagtttttcttaaattgtaaacttaatatattttgcattcactcactcattaaATAATTATTCAATACTGAAGGTATACTGGCCTTTTTACTAGGCACTGGAGATACGTGAATGAATGAAGTGGCCACAGTCCTTTTGTTTAGGGAATTTATACATACAAATAATAATTCTACAAAGAATTTGGTAACTGACTGAAGAACTCGTATAAGCCCAAGGTCCAATGTGATTTGTTTTCAGTGCAGTATTaggttaaaataattattattttagaagaaaaatataactgGAATCATTTCAGAGATTTACTCAGGCTCTATAGAAAGTGGCAAATATCTTCATGGTATTATTTCTAATGCACTGTAAATCTTCTTTAAGAATTGTCTTTTGttatctctgactctctataTCTTTCATACACTTAGGAAgaagcttaaaaacaaaactttacctTGCCTCCCATTCATTCTATGTGTGTTCTCAAAGTTTCCCCAGTATCCATCTGAAATGGCTTCTCATCACAGCTGTACATCATGACTATACAAATGACGGTACATCACAGCTCTTCATGATCAGGCCTGAGAGCCACTGTGTAGTGCCTTGCGAGAGTGAACTGTTAACTTTCCAGAGATTTTAAACAtagtctttattaaaaattaagaaggccctggccggttggctcagtggtagagcgtcggcttggcgtgtagaagtccctggttcaattcccggccagggcacacaggagaagcgcccatttgcttctccacccctccccctctccttcctctctgtctctctcttcccctcccgcagccgaggctccattggagcaaagatggccggggcgctggggatggctccttggcctctgccccaggtgctagagtggctctggtctcggcagagcgacgccccggaggggcagagcatccccccctggtgggcagagcgtcgccccctggtgggcgtgccgggtggatcccggtcgggcgcatgcgggagtctgtctgactgtctctgccggtttctagcttcagaaaaatacaaaagaaaaaaaaaattaagtcatataACTGTACAATTACATACATTACATTAAAAACAGATAATACCCCAACTCATCACCACCTGCATTTTACTATTGCCTAGGAGGTTATATGTATGATAGAAATACCATATATAATAGCATGTTACTGAGCATCTCTTGCTATTAGTGACGTCTGATTGGTAGCTGCAAACTGGCCTTGCTTTTAGTATTTAATCTAAAGAAGTTGGCAAATGCTATGAATCAAGGCCATCCTTGCCTGAAAACTAGTTGTTGAACATTTATCTACACATCCCTGGCTAAGAGGCAACTGGATAAATGGGTCTGGGCTCAGAGACAGATCTGGGCTGTAGGTATGTGGAAGCACAGATGTGGGGCAGCTTAATGCACTGGTAGCAGCTTACCACACATAGAAGGACAGGTGCTaggtttaatgctctgctgttgcCATCTTAAAATTCTTGTTTCAAATAAGGGACcgtgtgttttcattttgctctGGGCTAGCCTAGGTGGTAGGGAGTTTGGACTGTTTGGAATGTTGCTTGATTTACTACCTTCCACTCCTCAGAACAGGTACTCTGCCTCATTCACCTGCTTGGTAGCACTTTTACAGATCTCTTCTCCAGCTGATCCATCCAGTGTGTGTACTCTTCACAACCAGCTCacaaaaatttcctttttctattttctatctgTAATGTGcccttctattttctcttctttagaaAACTGTTAACTTTCAAGGCATTAATATGCTAAGTTTAATAAACACGTTTATCCCCAGATGGCAATGTCCCCTATACTCATCTCTCAGTTTGGTATTACATGGTGGTTAGGGTAGTTCTGGAATCAGAGGACTGGGTGGAATTTTTCCTGTGACCTAAGGTAAGTTTCTTTGGTTTTTCTATACCTCCGTGTTTTAATTTCATAGCCAGGAATATTACTGATTTACTGAGattagtctgactagccataaaaaagaactaaataagaatgtactaacaaagtaagcttGTAAAAGATTTTCTGTAAAATGTGAAATCCAGTTTATTGCTCTTCTAACCATGATTCCATATTACTAGTTTAGTAATCACAGtcatgtattctgtaacaaatcactGCTATAAAACCAACCCTGCTCTTTTACCTATGGGCAAGTTCTTGTTACAGTTAAAAGGCCTGTTCCCCTCAGCTGAGTCACATCAGGGGTTAATATCTGAGCAAGAGGAATAAGCCCAAGCAGGAGCTACACCTTGGGCCCTGCCCTCTTCTACTGCTGCCACCATGCTGGGGTTTGCAGTCTGGATTCTCACTCAAGGCCAAAAGGACAACCCAACTGTGGGAATCTGTCACTTGCTACATAAAACAAGAACCCTAGCTTCAGTTCCTGTGACAACCAAGGGAATGGACTCTAGCCTTCAGACATGCCAGCTCTGAGGGATGGGTATCCTTCAATCTGTTACCTGAACATGCTGAGCTAGCTTGCACTAGCACCCTCTACTTCAGCAAAGAACTCCCGATCCCTACTTTTGATGGCTTTGTtttatttcccctcctcccttcttatAAATATCCCTGCCTGAACCAAAAGGGGAAGAAGGGTTTTTGAGAACAGGAATACCCTATCTTCTCAGTGGCTGGCACTTGAATAaacttctttccttctcatcagcacCTGTGCCATGTAGTTGTTTTTCATGGTGACAGGCAGCTGGGCCTCCGGGTCATTTATCCCATTTTAGtttgaaaaaagaatatttacctCTTTAGATAATCAAGAATATTAAATTAGATAATCTATGGAAAGTGCCTAACAAagtctggtacatagtaagttTAATTAATGGTAGttattataaagattattttattcatatatggTGAATTAGGAACAgtcattaattaaattaaatttgcaCATGACATTTAGTAGCAAGGTCTTAGGAGGAATAAATGGAACACTGGCAGGGATGAGCTCAaaggtttcaattttttaaaaaagaatttttataatcCCACAATATGTCCCAGAATGGACTGGACAAATCACCTCTTCATAGTCTCAAAGTCCCTTTCCTCTATCTTGCCCACACAGTGATCTACACAAACGACACGGATGTGGGCTCTTGGGCACAGACAGCTTACAGCCATGCAACCTTCTAGAAGTAGTGAAAAAGCCTTTTCTCGGCATAGCTAGGCATGTGATGGGCACTCAGCATACTGCAGGTTATTCTGTTTGCTGCTGTTTAACCAACCAACTcctacctagcacagtgcctggcacagttgGTGCCCATTTATAGGAtgcccttccttcccttcagTCTCCAATCTCGCTGCCTCTTTcgcgcctctgccccaggcggcagtAAAGCCCAAGGCTTCACGGACGCTTCAGGCCCAGTTCGAGAACCCTGTTATCAGTGCGGTTGCAGTTGCTATGGAAACGGCAGGAACTAACAGCTAGGGTCCCAGCGGGCTGAGCTGGGCCCTAGGAGGCGGCGGCAGCCGAAGGAGCATCGTGAGCGACGTGCCCCGAGACTCTGCCCCGATCGGTGCCCCTTCCCCACGGTCCCCGAGCGTGGgtagggacccccccccccccagtcctgtCCCGGCTCTCCTGCGCGCGCAGCTCGTGGCGTTCAGACAGTGCCCCTGGGAGCTTCGCCAGGGGGCGCCCGCggctgaggggggggggtggtaCTGAACGCTCCAGGTTCCTCTGTCTCTCAACACGCCTTTGGCCTTCAGCAAACAAAAATCTGGGTAATTCCAGCCAGAATCTTAATTGCTTTGATTTGAGAGCAAGCAGGGGATTGAGAGGTGAGGGAGCAAGGAGAGAATAGAAAATTAATTGTTGGCAAAGAATCACGCAAACGTGATGCGAGAAATTGAGTTACATCTTCTTTATAACGTGCAGCGCGCGCGCGGGCGTGTGTCCCCATCTCTCGTCCCGCGCCCACGCGGCTGTTGTCCCAGGGCCACACCTAGGCTCGGCAGGGCGCGTGAGAACAGGTGCGGCGCCAGGGCGGCCGCCGATGGCCCGCGCCGACCGTGAAGTACTGGACTGGACTGTGCGTGCTGAGCGCCGCGGATGCGGGGTCTCGCCGGGCGCACGCCGGCGTTTGGCCGTTGCTCGCTTTGACCGGGTCTGTTTTCCGTCCTTTCAGCCTGTGACCGACGTGGGCGGTGAGGCCTCGGGGCAGCGGGATCCCCTGAGCGCTAGCCGGCACCGGCGGCGGGAGAAGGAGCGGCACAGGCGCCAGGGCCGCCCCCGCGCCCAGCCTGTGGTCGAGAGCGTGCTGGTATACCGCAACGGGGACCCCTTCTTCGCGGGGCGCCGCGTTGTCATCCACGAGAAGAAGGTGTCCACCTTCGACATCTTCCTGAAGGAGGTGACGGGCGGCGTCCAGGCGCCCTTTGGGGCCGTCAGGAATCTGTACACCCCCCGGGCCGGGCACCGCATCTGTAAACTAGACCAGATCCAGAGCGGGGCAACTACGTGGCCGGGGGCCAGGAAGCCTTCAAGAAACTCAAGCGAGTCCGTCTGTCCCACCGCTCGCCGTTTCTGGGTGCGCGAAGGTTTCCGGTTGGCAGCAGGAAAGGACTGACACGGTCTTCCCGCCTCACCCAGACCTCAGTGCGTGGAGGGGCTGCGGCTGTGCGGGCTGGTGCCTCTCAAAGCTCCCGCTGCAGTTGAGGTTGGAGGCAGAAAGcgtcactggagaaggaatttcaCTTGGGTAGCAGAAGGAACAATCTTAAAACTTATGTGTAAAGAACAGGAATCTTTTCTAAAAGTGACCAAACTGGTAttttagcattttctttcttttctctcttttctttcttcctttatattGGAACCCATCTTTCTAgttaaaatcattttgaaatagtGGATACTATAGAATCACCAGAGGAGAAAATTGCTCTCTGCACCCCCCACTTTAAATTCTTTCAACCTTCATTCCAAGTGAATGGCCATGCCCCTCCACCTGCATGTTTATGCTACTGGGATAAAGCTTGGAAAAGTTAATTGGCTCACTGTTTTTGTCTACATGTCTGTCTCTAAGTGCCTGATGGCTAGGCCCTCGAGGACAGAAGTCATCATTGCTGCCTATCCCCGGGTCCTGGCAAAGAGCTCACTCAGTGAATTGGCACATTGAGTTTTGGTCTGTGAGGGGAGCAAAGATGACCAAGGCACGactctttgtctttctttgggAGTTTACAATCTGACAGGAGAAAGACTACATGCACACTAAGATTTTAATGTAGAGTACAAAGGAATAAGtgcaataagaaaaacaaagtgaCGTGGAAGTTCAGAGTTGAGAGAGATTACCTCTGGTGTGGGTGGGTGTTGTAGGACAGGTAGAGTCTAACATTCCataggtgttttcttttttacagcttcATGGAAATACAGTTCATGTTATATAAACCTCACCCATTTCAGTGGGTCTTAAGTGTATTCAcggagttgtgcaaccatcaccacgaACTAATGTTAGAACTTTTCTGTCACTCCAAAAACAAACCCTGTACCTCCTAATATCTCTTTTCTCCCCATCCTTTGGTAACAACTAATTTATTGTGGGTCTATATGGATTTGtctgttctggatatttcatataaatggactcATACAAGATGTAGCTTTTTATGTTTCTGTATTATTTCACGTCACATAATGTTTTCATGGCTTATTcatgttgtagtatgtatcagtacttcatttttttatcactgaatagtattccatgatGTGAATATACCACATTGTATTTATCCATTAATCAGTTGATGATTATTTGGATTGTTTCACATTTGGTTAATAAGAATAATGCTTCTTTGAACAATCATGTAcaagttttctcatttcttttgggtatatacctaggagtagaatggC
The Saccopteryx bilineata isolate mSacBil1 chromosome 3, mSacBil1_pri_phased_curated, whole genome shotgun sequence DNA segment above includes these coding regions:
- the LOC136330984 gene encoding retinitis pigmentosa 1-like 1 protein; the protein is MARADREVLDWTVRAERRGCGVSPGARRRLAVARFDRVCFPSFQPVTDVGGEASGQRDPLSASRHRRREKERHRRQGRPRAQPVVESVLVYRNGDPFFAGRRVVIHEKKVSTFDIFLKEVTGGVQAPFGAVRNLYTPRAGHRICKLDQIQSGATTWPGARKPSRNSSESVCPTARRFWVREGFRLAAGKD